A stretch of Microcoleus sp. FACHB-68 DNA encodes these proteins:
- a CDS encoding DUF2993 domain-containing protein codes for MRETAGLGEQAINKIAEMALASQLHDAGELEVRIKIDFNKLARGEVESIAIKIAGLLMQANLRLEELQLQINRVTVKPFSALFGKIELTHPCEGNVRAVINEDSLSHALNNPSSSKNSRQNQRFDERKISGIHIQKLRCFFLANGHIVFNCEAILEKTNEAQSVAFTATPSIGMDGRKIVFQDVRDVEGKEPPSGLAAALVAQASEILSLPEFEEKGMSLQFQELDLVAGKLTWQAAAHIEQFPSG; via the coding sequence ATGCGAGAAACAGCGGGACTGGGAGAACAAGCGATTAATAAAATTGCTGAGATGGCGCTGGCAAGTCAACTACACGATGCGGGAGAATTAGAAGTTCGGATTAAGATCGATTTTAACAAACTCGCGCGTGGAGAAGTTGAGTCGATTGCGATCAAGATCGCTGGCTTATTAATGCAAGCAAATTTGCGCCTAGAAGAATTGCAGCTACAAATTAATCGCGTTACAGTTAAGCCTTTTAGCGCCCTGTTCGGCAAAATCGAACTGACGCATCCTTGTGAGGGTAATGTTCGTGCTGTGATCAACGAGGATAGTCTCAGCCATGCCCTTAACAACCCATCTTCCTCCAAAAATTCTCGACAAAATCAACGTTTTGATGAGAGGAAAATTAGCGGAATTCACATTCAGAAACTGCGGTGTTTTTTCCTAGCAAATGGTCATATTGTTTTTAACTGCGAAGCGATTTTGGAAAAAACAAATGAAGCTCAATCCGTTGCCTTCACAGCCACACCCAGCATTGGGATGGATGGGCGAAAAATTGTGTTCCAAGATGTGCGGGATGTGGAAGGCAAGGAACCCCCAAGCGGATTAGCAGCAGCTTTAGTGGCGCAGGCAAGCGAAATTTTAAGTTTGCCTGAGTTTGAGGAAAAAGGAATGTCTCTGCAATTTCAGGAACTCGATCTGGTAGCCGGCAAGTTAACTTGGCAAGCTGCCGCCCACATTGAGCAATTTCCATCCGGTTAA